TACTACCCGGAGGCTCCCGGCGGACGCCTCGGTGGCCGGTCCGTCGAGCCCCGCCCCTTCGACGCCCGTCGACTCGGCGACGATCTCAAGACCCTGCATCCGCAATACACCAAGGCGCCGCTGAACATGGTGGTGCTGCAGTCGGACTACCGCTGGCTCAACACCGGCCTCCGCCATTGGCGGGGTCCGCTGCGCATGGCCAAGGTCGGCAGCCGCTTCTTCTGGGCACGGTCGCGGGGCAAGAAGCTCATCGCCATGGGTGCGGCTCTGGCCGCCGAACTCCTGCTCGGTGTCCGTCAGCTCGGCGTACCGCTGAAGCTGAACACCGGCCTGACCGACCTGATCACCGAGGACGGCCGGGTCGTCGGCGTGATCGCCGAATCCGACGGCACCACGTTCCCCATCCATGCGCGCCGCGGCGTCATCCTGGCGTGCGGCGGGTTCGAGAACAACCCCGAGATGCGACGCAAATACCAGCGCGACCCCATCGGCTCGGACTGGACGACGGGCGCTCCGTCGAACACGGGCGACGGCATCAACGCCGGCCTGAAGATCGGTGCGTCGGTGTCGTTGATGGACGACTCGTGGTGGGGCCCGACCATCCCACTTCCGCGTGGGCCGTGGTTCGCGCTGTCCGAACGCGCGGTGCCCGGCACCTTCATGGTGAACGAGCGCGGCGAGCGTTTCATGAACGAATCGCTTCCCTATGTCGAGGCCGTCCACCAGATGTACGGCGGCGAGTTCGGCCACGGCGACGGGCCCGGCGAGAACGTGCCGGCCTGGCTGATCATGGATCAGACCTGCCGCAACCGCTACCTCTTCGCCGGCATCAATGCGCGCCAACCGCTTCCGAAGAAGTGGTTCGAGTCGGGTGTGGTCGTCAAGGCCGACACGATCGCCGAACTCGCGGAGAAGACCGGCCTTCCGGGCGATGCCCTGTCGGCGACGACCGCACGTTTCAACGGATTCGCCCGCTCCGGCGTCGACGCCGATTTCGGCCGCGGCACAAGCGGTTACGACCACTACTACGGCGACATCACGAACAAGCCCAACCCCAGCCTCGGTGCACTCACCAAGGCCCCGTACTACGCCGTCAAGATGGTGCCCGGAGACCTCGGGACCAAGGGCGGTCTCGAGACCGACGCCGCCGGTAGGGCATTGCGTGCCGACGGATCGGTCATCGAGGGCCTGTATGCGGCCGGCAACACCAGCGCGCCGGTCATGGGCCACACCTACGCCGGCCCCGGCGCCACCATCGGTCCCGCGCTCGTCTTCGGATATCTCGCCGCCCTCGACGCCGCGGCGAAGACCGAGACCGCTACACCGTCCACCAGCAGCACAGGAGCCTGATCACCGTGCCCATCGATCCATCCATCGCCGTCGGCGCCGATCTCGGCGAGGTCTCGTTCGAATGGTCGGCCTCCGACGTCGCGCTCTATCACCTCGCCATCGGCGCTGCGGCGGACCCGATGGATGCTGCGGGACTCGCCTATGTCGACGACGTCGCGCCGAAGGTGCTGCCGTCCTTCGCCACCGTCGCGGCGTCGTTCCATGCCACCGAGCCGCCGAAGGTCTCGTTCCCGGGCATCGACATCGACCTGGCCAAGGTGGTGCACGGCAGCCAGCAGGTGACCGCGCACCGACCGCTGTCGGCCGGCGGCAAGGCCACCACGCGCACCACGATCGTCGAGGTGCAGGACAAGGGATCGGCCGCGGTGATCATCCAGGAATCGGTGACTTCCGACGACGCCGGAGAACCCCTGTGGACGGCACGTTCGTCGATCTTCGCGAAGGGTGAGGGCGGCTTCGGTGGCGAACGCGGATCATCGAGCAAGGTGCACTACCCCGATCGTGCACCGGACCACCGACTCGCGGTGCCGACCCTGCCGCAGCAAGCGCTGCTGTACCGCCTGTGCGGGGACCGCAATCCGCTGCACAGCGACCCCGAGTTCGCTGCGGGAGCCGGTTTTCCTCGCCCCATCCTGCACGGACTCTGCACCTACGGCACGGTGTGCCGGGCGGTCACCGACGCCGTACTCGATGGTGACGTGACCGCGGTCCGCGACTATTCGGCATCGTTCGCAGGAGTGGTGTTCCCCGGCGAGACGTTGAACGTGACCGTCTGGGATCAGGGCGAGCAGCTCCTCGTCACCGCCACCGTCGCCGACCGCGACGACGCGCCCGCCCTGGGCAACGTCGTCCTCGGCGTCGCACGCTGACCCCGACTCACGTCGTCGGCAGTTGAGCAACCAACGCCGATAGCTCGTCGTCGGTGGGCACGCTTCGGGCGAAGATGATGCGGTAGAGCAGGAAGCCTGCCCAGCTGTCGAGGACGACGTCGATCGGCAGTGCGGCAGGCAATTCCGATCGCAGGACCCCACGCCGCAGGATCTCCGCTCCCGGCTCGAATCGTGCCCGGACGATCTCGCGGATCTCGACCTGACCGGCTTCGCCGCGTTCCGCGAGAGCTCCCGCCACCACGGACGGGCCGCCGAGCAGGGTCAGCGTATGCCTCAGGTCACGCAGATACGTCATCGCATCCTCACGGACGGATCCCGTGTCGGGCGTCGGCGGCGCGGCGAGATCCGCGGCAAAGGCGTCGGTGATGACGGCGGCCTTCGTCGACCAACGCCGGTACAGCGATGCCTTGCCCACTCCCGCTCGGGCGGCGATCGCTTCCATCGTCACCTGGTGATAGCCCAGCTCGTCGATGAGCTGGCGCGTCGCACCCAGGATCTTGTCGCCGACCGCTTCGTCGCGCGGCCGGCCTCGCCCGCGCGGACGTCCCGTCTCGTTGTCGGTCATACCCGCCCTCCCGATCACCGCCCTCCGGAATATCGGAACGTGGCGTCTCGTTAATATGACTGTACGACCCGCCGACGGGACGGGCCGACCTTTCACGAAAGAAGGTTCGCACCATGACTGCTCGATTCACCGACAAGGTAGTGCTCATCACGGGCGCGGGTTCGGGGCTCGGCCGGGCCACCGCGACACAGGTCGCCGGCGAAGGCGCCGCCCTGGCACTGGTGGACGTCGACGAGAAGGGGCTCGCCGACACCGCCGCGGCGATCAGTGAGGTCGCATCCGGCGCGAAGGTGATCCAGATCGTCGCCGACGTCTCCGACGAGGACGCCGTGCGGCGCTATGTCGACCAGACCGTCGAGACCTTCGGCCGCATCGACGGCTTCTTCAACAACGCCGGCATCGAGGGGAAACAGAACCTCACCGAGGACTTCGGCAGTGACGAGTTCGACAAGGTGGTCTCCATCAACCTGCGCGGGGTGTTCCTCGGCCTGAAGCACGTACTCGCGGTGATGAAGGAGCAGGGCGCGGGCAACGTCGTGAACACCGCGTCCGTCGGCGGGATCCGCGGCGTCGGCAACCAGTCCGGTTACGCGGCCGCCAAACACGGCGTGGTGGGACTGACCCGCAACTCGGGTATCGAGTACGGACAGTTCGGCGTGACGGTCAAGGCCATCGCCCCCGGAGCGATCATGACCCCGATGGTCGAGGGCTCCCTCAAGCAGATCGACCCCGACAACTGGGAGGACGTCGGCCGCGAATTCGTCAGCGTGAACCCGATGAAGCGCTTCGGACGTCCCGACGAGGTCGGCCACCTGGTCGCGTTCCTGCTCTCCGACCAGGCGTCGTTCATCAATGCCACCGTCATCCCGATCGACGGCGGACAGTCCGAGAAGTACTGACCACTCAGAGGCGGGTGCGCACCGGACGTGGCGTGCACCACACCCCGGTGCGCGTTCACCCGGCACCGATCGCCGGGCAGTAGTCTCGACGCGGACAAATCCGCCATCAGCTGCCGCCCGCCGATCGGGCCTCCCGCTAGGAGATCTCATGAGTGACTCGCTGCTGTCCCTGCTCGACACCGACCGCGCCGGAGTGGTCGGCGACCTCGCCGTCGTGATCGACGCCGAGGTGTCTGATCAAAAGGGATTGAGCGGTGCCGCGGTGAAGACCGCGTATGCGGCGGCTCAGAAGGTCAAGCCCGGCGTCGTGAAGTCGGCGACGGACAAGATGCTCCCGGACTTCCTGAGCGCCCTGCAGCCACTGTGGGATTCGAAGCCGGCCGGCGTGGCGTTCGGCGATCACCTCGTGGCCAACAGCGATACGGCGGCCGAGGCCTTGCTGACGGTGACCGACGACCAGGCGTCGACGGCCAAGCCGGCGCTGGCGAAGGCCTACAACTCGTTGCGCGGTAAGGCGAAAGGCTATGTCGTCGCGGCACTGCCCAGGGTCGGCGCCGCGATCGAGAAGCACGCCGCCCGCTAGGGCGACCTGCTCGCCTCTGCGGCCTACGCCGCAGAGGTCACGATGAGCAGCAGGCCGACGACGACCGCGACGAGAGCCGCGAGCATCGACAGCACACGCCATACGTGCACACGCGTCGGTGAGTAGTCGGTACCTTGTGAAGAGGCGACCTGGGGTGAGGCCATGATCTCTCACTTTCGGTTGTCCGGATCCCGTCGACCCGGTGGGTGGCGATCCCCCGCTTCTGTTACTGCAGTGATAAATGTGTCACATGTTGCGCTCAGGTTGGGGTCGCCGACACCGCGTGTCTCGGTCACGAAAAGGCAACACCCGCGCCGCGGATCTGATGAGGTGAGGCGATGCGCCCGAGGATGAGTCGAGATGACCTGCGTGCGGCGTGGCTGATTCTGATCGCGTGCGCAGCGGTGAGCATGGTCGTCGCCGCGATGGCCGCGCTGAACACCGCGTTGCCCGACATCGCGATCGACATCGGAGCCGACACCGGACAGATGACGTGGATCGTCGACGGCTACACCCTCGCACTGGCCGCGCTACTGCTCCCCGCGGGGGCTATCGGAGATCGCTTCGGCCGTCGAGGTGTCCTGATCGTCGGCCTGATCATCTTCGGAATCGCGTCGCTGCTGGCCATCTGGGTCAACGGTCCCACCCAGCTGATCGCCACCCGCTGCCTCGCCGGTGCCGCAGCGGCCCTCATCATGCCGACCACGCTGTCGCTGATCACCTCGGGCGTCCCCGAGTCCAGACGCGCTCTGGGCGTCAGCATCTGGGCGGCGATCGCGGGTGGTGGAGCCATCGCCGGTTTCCTCGTCACCGGCATCCTGCTCGAGTTCTTCTCGTGGCATTCGATCTTCATCACGTTCGCCGTGTCGTCGGCGCTGTCGGCAGCTCTGTGCCTGACCATCGGTACGTCGCGAGATCGAGATCCGGGCGCGTTCGATTTCCCCGGCACCATCACCTCGATCCTGTCGGTCACCGGAATCGTGTTCGGCCTGCTCGAGGCGCCCCATCGCGGCTGGAACGACCCGCTCGTCCTGATCTGCCTCGTCGGTGGCATCCTGCTCATCGGCGTGTTCTGTGTCATCGAGATGCGCCGCACCTCACCATTGCTCGACATCCGACTGTTCACCAACCGCGCGTTCGGCTCGGGCGCATTGTCGGTGGCGATGCAGTTCCTCGGCTCGTTCGGCATGTTCTACCTTCTGCTCCAGCAACTCCAGTTGGTCTTCGGATACTCCCCTCTCCAATCGGCACTCGCGCTCATGCCGTTCGTCGCGGGTGTCGGTGTGTTCTCGCTGATCGGCAACTACGTCGCCGTTCGATTCCACTCGCTCCGCTACTTCATCAGCGGAGGCATCCTGCTCGCCGGCATCGGCATCGTCCTCTTGGGCGCGCTCGACTACGACGACTACTGGACGATGGCGTGGATCCTCGGAGTCTTCGCGACCGGCATCGGGTTGGCGACCGCTCCGTCGACCACCGCGATCATGTCCAACACCCCGTTTGACAACCAGGGCATCGGATCGGCGGTCAACGACACCGCGCGCGAGGTCGGCGCCGCCATCGGCATCGCACTGTCCGGCAGCATCATGGCCGCGGGGTACACCGCACGGATCGGACCCGTCGCCGACGAGGCGAGCGCCCAGATGGTCGCCGCCGGACAGCAGCAGACCGCGGCCGGCGACCCGGCCGGCGGGCAATCGCTGATCGCCCAGGCCGACGTCGTGTCCGATCACATCCGACAATCCCTGGCCGAGGCGACCGCAGTCGCCGACCGCCTCGCGGGGCAGGCGAAACCGCTCGCCGACCAGATCCTCGACGGCGCCCGCGAGGCGTTCGTGGGCCCGATGAATCAGGCATACATGGTGCTCGGTGCGGTGCTCGTCGCCAGCTCGGTGCTGCTGTTCTGGTTGACGCCGCGGCGCATGGTCGAGGAGTCAGCGAATCCCCTGCCGCCTGACGCGCAGGGCGAGGAGAGCGTGGTCGAGCCCCGGATGGGCGGCTGAATGTCGCGAGACCGCCGGTGATCTCGGCCGACGGAGTCGTCGGAGCCGGACTCTCCATCGCCCTGCTCGTCGCCGTCATCGCGTTCACGATGACGGCTCGGCGACTTCCCCCGGCCGTCGTCGCCGTGCCGGCGGCGATGCTGGTGGTCGCCACCGGCCTCGCATCTTGGTCAAGTGCCGCAGATGAACTCGAGTTCATGGCGCCGACCATCGGCTTCCTCGCGGCGATGCTGGTGGTCGCCGATGTCTGTGGCCGGACCGGCGTCTTCGCCTGGCTGGGTGCGCTGATGTCGCACTGGAGCCGCGGATCACCGAACCGGTTGTTGCGCATCGTGTTCGCCGTTGCCGCCGCGGTGACCGCCATCCTCAGCCTGGATGCGACCATCGTGCTGCTGACGCCGCTCGCCGTCGCCGCTGCACGCCGAATCGGCGCGCGGGTGTCACCGGTCAGCATGGCCACAGCACATCTGGCCAACAGTGCCTCGACGCTGATGCCTGTCTCGAACCTGACCAATCTCATCGCCTTCTCGGCGACCGGTCTCACGTTCCTGGGCTTCACCGCGACGATGGCCGCCCCCTGGATCGTCGCGATCCTGGTGGAGTACCTGATCTTCCGGTTCTTCTTCGCCAGAGACCTACGGGCACGAGCGATTCCGCAGGCCGCCGTCCCCGATGATCGACCGGATGAGAGTCGCGACGACCCGCCGGCGCCCCGGTGGACCCTGACCTGCCTCGCACTGCTGCTGATCGGGTTCCTCATCGCCGAACCACTCGACGTCCCGTTGGTGGCGGTCGCCGCGGGTGGCGCGGCATTGATGGCGTTGCCCGTGCTGTTCGCCGAGCGCGGCGCCGGCGCGCTGCAGATGGTGCGGGCCGCGGACATCCCGTTCCTCGCGTTCGTCGCGGCCCTGGGTGTCGTGATCCTCCCGGTGCAGCAAGGACCGCTCGGCGACGCGGTGGCCCACCTCATCCCCGACGGCACCGGCCTGATCGCCTTGCTGATCGTCGCCGTACTGGCTGCGGCCCTCGCGAATGTCCTCAACAACCTGCCGGCCACGCTGCTGTTGGTGCCGCTGGTCGCACACCAACCCGAGTTGGTCCTCGCGGTGCTGCTCGGGGTGAACATCGGCCCGAATCTGGCCTACTTCGGCTCGCTCGCCACCCTGCTGTGGCGGGATGTGATGCGGCGCCAGACCACATCACCCCCGCCGTCGCGCCGCTATCTGCTGCTCGGTGCCCTTGCCGTGCCGCCGACCCTGATCGCGGCCGTGCTGGCCCTCTGGATCTCGTTGCAGGTCACCTGAGTCCGATCAGGTGGCGGCGCCGGCAACCTCGGCGGCGCCGGCCGCAGCACCCTTGGCCCAGCGATAGTCGGCCTTGCCTGCCGGGGTCCGCTTCACCTCGTCGACGAAAACGACTGTGCGCGGCGCCTTGTAGCGTGCCAGCGTCTCGCGGCAGTGATCCTGGATCTCCTCGAGCGTGGGTTCGACGGCACCGTCGGCGACCTGGATGACCGCGGCCACCCGCTGCCCGTACCGTTCATCGGGCACGGGCACGACGAGGGCGTCCGCGACCGCCGGATGGGCGTGCAGAGTCGCCTCGACCTCTTCGGCGTACACCTTCTCCCCACCGGTGTTGATGCACTGGGATCCGCGACCGAGGAACACGATCGTGCCGTCCGCTTCCACCGTGCCCATGTCACCGAGAATCGAGATGCGCGTGCCGTCCGGCAGGGTCGGGAACGTCTTTGCGGTCTTCTCCTCGTCCTTGTAGTAGCCGAGGGGGACATTGCCGATCCGGGCGATGTACCCGACCTCGCCGGAACCGGGCTCGATCTTGTGGTGTCGCTCGTCGACGACCATCATCTTGTCCGACGGCGGTACCCGTAGATTGCCGTTGTCGTCCATCATGATCTCGCCGTCGTTACCCGACTCCGACGCACCGAAGTTGTCGCGCAGCACCAGATCCGGCTTCACGGCCAGGAACCGGTCGCGAACATGCTGCGACCAGATCGCGCCGCCCGAAGTCACCGAGAACAGCGACGACAGGTCGACCTCACCGGCCCGCCGCTCGAACTCCTCGACCAGCGGCATGCCCATCGCGTCGCCGACGATGAGGATGATCTGGACCCCTTCCTTCTCCACCTCCGCCACGATCGCGGTCGGGTTGAAGTCGCGCTGGATGACCAGGCGGCCACCCAGGGTGAAGAAGGTGAACAGTGAGTACGACGCGGCGCCGTGCATCAACGGCGCGGCGAGCAGGAAGGCGATCGACGGGAAATCCTTCACCGCCGTTGCGATCTCGGCAAGATCCTTGCGCGCGTCGCCGTACGGGTTACCACCCGAGAGCGGTTTGCGGAAGAAGTCGTCGTGCTGCCACATGACGCCCTTGGGGTAGCCGGTGGTGCCGCCGGTGTAGAGCAGGTACAGCTCTTCGCCGTTGCGCTCCTCGAAGTCCCGTACGGTCGGCGTCTGCTCGGCGTCGGCGAAGGACACGATGTCGACCGACCGGTCGCCGGGCAGATCCACGGCCGCGTCGGAGAGCTCGTTCTCGAGTTCACCGATCACGAAAACAGTCCGCACACTGGGAAGTTCGGGTAGCAACTGCGCGACACTGCGCTGGTGCTCGGGCAGCTCGACGATGATCGCACGCGAATCGGAATTGTCGAAGATGTAGTGCAGTTCGGAGTTCGTGTAGCGGTAGTTGATGTTGACCGGGACTGCGCGGACCTTCAGCAGACCCAACAGGCTGGTGACATGCTCGACGCTGTTCTTCAGGAACAGCGAGACGTTGTCATGCGCGCCGATTCCCGCGGCGGACAGCATGTGTGCGACCTGGTTGGACAGGCGGTCGAGTTCGGCATAGCTGATCTGCCGACCCTCGTAGCTCAGCGCGATGCGCTCCGGCACCGAATCCGCGACCGTCTCGAACACATCGGCCAGATTGAACTTCATGTCTACTCCTTGCTGAGCTCGCCGTTAATGGCTGGACTGTGTGAGAACCAAGCCGCTGGTGGGGACCCCCGTACCCGCGGTGACGACAACCTTCTCGGCATTCTCGACCTGGTTGACCGAGTCGCCGCGGATCTGTCGGACGGCCTCGGCGATCCCGTTCATGCCGTGGATGTAGGCCTCGCCGAGCTGACCACCGTGCGTGTTGAGCGGGAGGCGGCCACCCACCTCGAGTGCACCGGGCTCGCGAACGAAGTCCTTGGCCTCACCCCGACCACAGAAGCCGAGTTCCTCCAACTGCATCAGCGTGTACGGCGTGAAATGGTCGTAGAGGATCGCCAGATCCATGTCGGCGGGACCGAGTCCGGACTGCTGCCAGAGCTGACGACCCACGAGTCCCATCTCCGGCAGCCCGGCGAGGTCGTCGCGGTAGTAGCTGGACATGATGAACTGGTCGTCGGCGCTGCCCGCGGCCGCTCCCGCGATGACCGCGGGGCGGTGTGGCAGATCGCGGGCCCGTTCGGCGGACACCACGACGATCGCGACGCCGCCGTCGGATTCCTGACAACAGTCGAGCAGATGCAGCGGCTCGGCGATGTAGCGGGACGACTGGTGATCGTCCAGGGTGATCGGCTTGCCGTGGAAGAACGCGTTGGGGTTGACCGCGGCATGCTTGCGGTCGACGACGGCGATGCGTCCGAAATCCTCACTGCTGACGCCATACTCGTGCATGTATCGTTGTGCGACCATGGCCACGAAGGCCGCCGGGGTGGACAGACCGTGTGGATAGGAGAAGGCGTTGTCGGTGCCCGACGAGTTCTCCTGATTGGCGACGGCGCTGTTGACCTGACCGAAGCGCAGCCCGGACCGCTCGTTGAAGGCGCGATAGGCGACGACGACGTCGGCGACACCGGTGGCGACCGCCATCGCGGCCTGCTGCACGGTGGCGCACGCGGCGCCGCCACCGTAATGGATACGGGAGAAGTAGGTCATCTCCTTGATGCCGACCGCACGGGCCACCGCGATCTCGGCGTTGGTGTCCATCGTGAACGAGACCAGGCCGTCGACGTCGGCGGGGGTCAGCCCGGCGTCCGCCACCGCCGCGGACACGGCCTCGGCGGCCAGCCGCAACTCGCTGCGCCCAGAATCCTTGGAGAACTCCGTGGCGCCGATCCCGGCGATCGCCGCCTTCCCCGACAGCGCCGCCATCACTGCCCTCCGCCGATGGTCAGGGTGACCGTGGAGATCACGTGCTTGCCCAGGGAATTGGTACCGGTCACCGCAACGGTGACGACACCGTCGGTGACGTCGGTGACCTCGCCGGTGAAGGTCACCGAATCGTACGCGTACCAGGGGACGCCGAGCTTCAGGTTGATCGACCGGATGCGTGCGGTCGCGCCGGCCCAGTCGGTGACGAACCGTTCGACAAGGCCGGTGTCGGTGAGGATGTTGACGAAGATGTCCTTGGACCCCTTGGCCTGCGCGAGATCCCGGTCGTGGTGCACGTCCTGGAAGTCCCGGGTGGCCAGCGCCGTCGACACGACGAACGTCGGCGTCGCATCGATCGTCAGCGGCGGCAGCGTATCCGACACACGAACCGGTTGTGGCGCAAGTGCTGTCACTTCTCCCCCTCCTCGTGGGCGGGCTTCCACGCGTACAGTGTCCAGGCATCGGTGCCGGCGTCGTCGTCGGCCGGAAAGTCCAGGAACGTCACCTCGACCGGTAGCCCGATCCGCACCTGATCGGGTGCGATGTCACGTAGTTCACCGAGCATGCGAACACCTTCGTCGAGCTCGACGAGGGCGACGACGAACGGCAGCTGCCGGCCCGGCACCTTCGGCGCATGATGGACGACGAAGCTGAACACGGTGCCGCGACCCGACGCGACGATGTAATCGGTCTGCGGCACAACACCATCGGAGTCGCGTGGCTTCCAGATCGCCGGAATCGGAGGGTGCCGCAGTGTGCCGTCCTCCACCTGCTGGACGCGCAGTTCATGCCCGGCGACGCCATCCCAGAAGAACGCCGTGTCGCGCGAGACGCTGGGCTTGAGCATGCGGGTGGGGTCGAGATCGTCGGGGAGGCCCGACGCCTCGCCGGTCGTCGCGACCTCTTTCGCCGGTGGCCGGAACTTGAGGATGCGGAAGGACATCTCCGCGACCACCTCGTCCTCGACCGACCAGATGTTGCGGGTGGTGAAGAACCAGCCCTCGCCGAGTGCGGTGTTCTTGGGCCCCACCACGTCGATGAGTTCGGCGGACAGATTCACCGTCTCACCGGGCTCGGTGTAGCGGTGGTAGACGGTGTCGCAGTTGGTCGCGACCACCGAGGTGTAGCCGGCGTCGTCGAGGAGTTCGGTGGCGCGGCCCAGCGGGTCGTCGTCGGTCCGCTGACCGTGCAACCCGCGCATCGTCCAGACCTGCGCCATGGCCGGTGGTGCGACGACACCCGCGTGACCCGCTGCGCGCGCGGCAGATTCGTCGACGTAGATGGGGTTCTCGTCGCCCATCGCCTCGACCCAGTTGTTGATCATCGGCTGATTGATCGGATCGCGACCGGTGACGGGCGCACTACGGCCGGCTGCCTTGATGGCCTCGGCGCCGGCGCGGATGTCGGTTGCGTTGGTCATCTGATCCCCTCGTCGGCGGGAGTGGTCTCGATACGCCCCTCGCCTAGCGGCTCGTGGCTACTCGACCAACGGGACAAGGGTGCCTTCACCGCTGGTCGAGTAGCCGACGAGCGGCAGCGAGGAGGCGTATCGAGACCACTCTCCCCGACCCTCATCGTTTCGCCCTCGGCAATCCGAGACCGGCGGTCGCGATCATGTCGCGCATCACCTCGTTGACCCCGCCGCCGAAGGTGATCACCACGTTGCGCTTCTGCTGGACGTCGAGCCATTCCACCAGGGCCGCGGTCTCCGGATCGGTGAAATCGCCGTAGCGCCCGACGATCTCGTTGATGAGCCGGCACACACGCTGCAACCGCTCGGTGGCGAACACCTTGGTCGCCGCCGCATCGGCCATCGAGATGGCCTCACCGGTCGACGCCACCTGCCAGTTCAGCAACTCGTTGATCCGCGCATAGGCCTCGATCTCGGCGAGTGCGCGGCGGACGTCGGGATGCTTGGCGATCACCGTGCCGTCGGAGCCGGGTTGCCCGGCCCACGCCCGGACTCGCGCGGCGAGGCCGTCGATCCTTCCGGCCGGGCCCAGCATGACCCTCTCGTGGTTGAGCTGAGTCGTGATCAGCTTCCAACCGTCACCCTCGTTGCCCACACGCATCGACACCGGCACGCGGACATCGTTGTAGTAGGTCGCATTGACGTGATGGGCACCGTCGGCGGTGATGATCGGGGTCCAGCTGAAGCCGGGATCAGTGGTGTCGACGATCAGGATCGAGATGCCCTTGTGCTTAGGCACGTCCTTGTCGGTACGCACGGCCAGCCAGATGTAGTCGGCGTCGTGAGCACCGGTGGTGAAGATCTTCTGGCCGTTCACCACGTAATGGTCACCGTCGAGAACGGCACTCGTGGTCAGCGACGCCAGATCGGTGCCCGCCTCGGGTTCGGTGTAGCCGATCGCGAAGTGGACCTCTCCGGCCAGGATGTCCGGCAGGAATTTCCGCTTGAGTTCGTCGGTGCCGTGCTGTTGCAGTGTGGGGCCGACGGTCTGCAACGTCACCGCGGGCAGCGGGATGTCGGCGCGGACGGCCTCGTTGGTGAAGATCTGCTGTTCGATCTCACCGAAACCCTTGCCGCCGTATTCCTTCGGCCAGCCGACCCCGAGCCGTCCGTCCTTGCCCATCTGCCGGATCACCTTGCGATAGGTCTCGCCGTGACGCTCGGTCAGCATGACCTCGACGTCTTCCGGGCTGACCAGGTTCGCGAAGTAGTCACGGAACTCGGCGCGCAGCGCCTTCTGCTCAGGGGTGAGATCAATGAACATCTGTTGCCTGCGCTTTCGGGTCGATACTCGTTTCCCGTCGCTGCGCCCGCCCCTGCCGCGCGTCGGAATCGTCGGCGATCTCGTCGAGACGGGCGTCGGTCCCCCCGATGAGCCGCGCGAGATCCTTGGCGATGGAGAAGTAGCGGTGTAGCGGGTAGGTGACGTCGACGCCGATCCCGCCGTGCAGGTGGGTCATCGTCCGGAGTGTCGCCGGGATCTCCGCGGCCAGCCAGTACCCGGCGATGCCGAGATCCTGTGTGGCATCGAGGCCTTCGGTCATCCGCCAGGCGGCCGCGGTGGTCGCCAGGTTCATCGAACGCCCGATGACATAGATGTCGGCGAGTTGCTGCCCGACGGCTTGGAAGAGTGCGATCGGCTTGCCGAACTGTTCGCGCCCGGTGACATGGTCGGCGGTGAGCCGGGT
This sequence is a window from Gordonia insulae. Protein-coding genes within it:
- a CDS encoding bifunctional MaoC family dehydratase N-terminal/OB-fold nucleic acid binding domain-containing protein → MTNATDIRAGAEAIKAAGRSAPVTGRDPINQPMINNWVEAMGDENPIYVDESAARAAGHAGVVAPPAMAQVWTMRGLHGQRTDDDPLGRATELLDDAGYTSVVATNCDTVYHRYTEPGETVNLSAELIDVVGPKNTALGEGWFFTTRNIWSVEDEVVAEMSFRILKFRPPAKEVATTGEASGLPDDLDPTRMLKPSVSRDTAFFWDGVAGHELRVQQVEDGTLRHPPIPAIWKPRDSDGVVPQTDYIVASGRGTVFSFVVHHAPKVPGRQLPFVVALVELDEGVRMLGELRDIAPDQVRIGLPVEVTFLDFPADDDAGTDAWTLYAWKPAHEEGEK
- a CDS encoding lipid-transfer protein → MAALSGKAAIAGIGATEFSKDSGRSELRLAAEAVSAAVADAGLTPADVDGLVSFTMDTNAEIAVARAVGIKEMTYFSRIHYGGGAACATVQQAAMAVATGVADVVVAYRAFNERSGLRFGQVNSAVANQENSSGTDNAFSYPHGLSTPAAFVAMVAQRYMHEYGVSSEDFGRIAVVDRKHAAVNPNAFFHGKPITLDDHQSSRYIAEPLHLLDCCQESDGGVAIVVVSAERARDLPHRPAVIAGAAAGSADDQFIMSSYYRDDLAGLPEMGLVGRQLWQQSGLGPADMDLAILYDHFTPYTLMQLEELGFCGRGEAKDFVREPGALEVGGRLPLNTHGGQLGEAYIHGMNGIAEAVRQIRGDSVNQVENAEKVVVTAGTGVPTSGLVLTQSSH
- a CDS encoding MaoC family dehydratase produces the protein MTALAPQPVRVSDTLPPLTIDATPTFVVSTALATRDFQDVHHDRDLAQAKGSKDIFVNILTDTGLVERFVTDWAGATARIRSINLKLGVPWYAYDSVTFTGEVTDVTDGVVTVAVTGTNSLGKHVISTVTLTIGGGQ
- a CDS encoding SLC13 family permease, producing the protein MISADGVVGAGLSIALLVAVIAFTMTARRLPPAVVAVPAAMLVVATGLASWSSAADELEFMAPTIGFLAAMLVVADVCGRTGVFAWLGALMSHWSRGSPNRLLRIVFAVAAAVTAILSLDATIVLLTPLAVAAARRIGARVSPVSMATAHLANSASTLMPVSNLTNLIAFSATGLTFLGFTATMAAPWIVAILVEYLIFRFFFARDLRARAIPQAAVPDDRPDESRDDPPAPRWTLTCLALLLIGFLIAEPLDVPLVAVAAGGAALMALPVLFAERGAGALQMVRAADIPFLAFVAALGVVILPVQQGPLGDAVAHLIPDGTGLIALLIVAVLAAALANVLNNLPATLLLVPLVAHQPELVLAVLLGVNIGPNLAYFGSLATLLWRDVMRRQTTSPPPSRRYLLLGALAVPPTLIAAVLALWISLQVT
- a CDS encoding acyl-CoA synthetase, which encodes MKFNLADVFETVADSVPERIALSYEGRQISYAELDRLSNQVAHMLSAAGIGAHDNVSLFLKNSVEHVTSLLGLLKVRAVPVNINYRYTNSELHYIFDNSDSRAIIVELPEHQRSVAQLLPELPSVRTVFVIGELENELSDAAVDLPGDRSVDIVSFADAEQTPTVRDFEERNGEELYLLYTGGTTGYPKGVMWQHDDFFRKPLSGGNPYGDARKDLAEIATAVKDFPSIAFLLAAPLMHGAASYSLFTFFTLGGRLVIQRDFNPTAIVAEVEKEGVQIILIVGDAMGMPLVEEFERRAGEVDLSSLFSVTSGGAIWSQHVRDRFLAVKPDLVLRDNFGASESGNDGEIMMDDNGNLRVPPSDKMMVVDERHHKIEPGSGEVGYIARIGNVPLGYYKDEEKTAKTFPTLPDGTRISILGDMGTVEADGTIVFLGRGSQCINTGGEKVYAEEVEATLHAHPAVADALVVPVPDERYGQRVAAVIQVADGAVEPTLEEIQDHCRETLARYKAPRTVVFVDEVKRTPAGKADYRWAKGAAAGAAEVAGAAT